A genomic region of Castor canadensis chromosome 16, mCasCan1.hap1v2, whole genome shotgun sequence contains the following coding sequences:
- the Mrpl22 gene encoding large ribosomal subunit protein uL22m isoform X2, which yields MDTDPEEPGEAGLREIYHCRRQIKYSKDKMWYLAKLIRGMSIDQALAQLEFSDKKGAQIIKEILLEAQDMAVRDHNVEFRSNLYIAESTSGRGQGLKRIRYHGRGRCGIMEKVYCHYFVKLVEGPPPPPEAPKTAVSHAKEYIQQLRNRTIIHTL from the exons gaAATTTACCACTGTCGAAGACAAATAAAATATAGCAAAGATAAGATGTGGTATTTGGCAAAATTG ATACGAGGAATGTCTATTGACCAGGCTTTGGCTCAATTGGAATTCAGTGATAAAAAAGGGGCCCAAATAATTAAAGAG ATTCTCTTAGAAGCACAAGATATGGCTGTGAGAGACCACAATGTTGAATTCAGATCCAATTTGTACATAG ctgagtCCACCTCAGGGCGAGGCCAGGGCCTGAAACGGATCCGCTACCATGGCAGAGGTCGCTGTGGCATCATGGAAAAGGTCTATTGCCATTACTTTGTGAAGCTGGTGGAAGGACCCCCACCTCCGCCTGAGGCCCCCAAGACAGCAGTCTCCCACGCAAAGGAGTATATTCAACAGCTTCGCAACCGGACCATCATTCACActctctga
- the Mrpl22 gene encoding large ribosomal subunit protein uL22m isoform X3, with translation MFEIYHCRRQIKYSKDKMWYLAKLIRGMSIDQALAQLEFSDKKGAQIIKEILLEAQDMAVRDHNVEFRSNLYIAESTSGRGQGLKRIRYHGRGRCGIMEKVYCHYFVKLVEGPPPPPEAPKTAVSHAKEYIQQLRNRTIIHTL, from the exons ATGTTT gaAATTTACCACTGTCGAAGACAAATAAAATATAGCAAAGATAAGATGTGGTATTTGGCAAAATTG ATACGAGGAATGTCTATTGACCAGGCTTTGGCTCAATTGGAATTCAGTGATAAAAAAGGGGCCCAAATAATTAAAGAG ATTCTCTTAGAAGCACAAGATATGGCTGTGAGAGACCACAATGTTGAATTCAGATCCAATTTGTACATAG ctgagtCCACCTCAGGGCGAGGCCAGGGCCTGAAACGGATCCGCTACCATGGCAGAGGTCGCTGTGGCATCATGGAAAAGGTCTATTGCCATTACTTTGTGAAGCTGGTGGAAGGACCCCCACCTCCGCCTGAGGCCCCCAAGACAGCAGTCTCCCACGCAAAGGAGTATATTCAACAGCTTCGCAACCGGACCATCATTCACActctctga